From Myotis daubentonii chromosome 15, mMyoDau2.1, whole genome shotgun sequence, one genomic window encodes:
- the LOC132216450 gene encoding zinc finger protein 501-like isoform X3 translates to MDFEDVAVAFSEEEWGLLDEAQRLLYCDVMLEVFALVSSAGCWHKTDEEACSEQSVCVQGESQIRASKTEPATQRTHLCGRCFSVFKDILHLTESQTADFEQKAFFSDACVRDFCFGANPRQQQGEASGEKPWKEAVDRASFVTRCSFFSSWVHSPNKEVGEDSPAISELLQHQAPLDTEEPHSGSEISQEFLSGESLHQWDECDKAASHTQKVVTQSVCSGEVNYECNKCGKVYRRISNLIRHRRVHTGKKPFECTDCGKAFNQRSYLTRHLRVHSGETPYECSDCGKSFRQISTLSRHYRIHTGEKPFECSDCGKSFRQSSTLIRHKTVHTGEKPFECSDCGKSFGHSSSLTQHQRVHTGEKPYKCSECGASFRFLSTLTHHQRVHSGEKLHECTDCGKFFRESFSLIRHHRVHTGEKPYECSDCGKSFRQSSTLIQHQRVHTGERPYQCSDCGKSFGHSSSLTQHQRVHTGEKPFECRECGKSFRYLTAFTHHQRVHTGGNP, encoded by the exons ATGGACTTTGAGGACGTGGCCGTTGCCTTCTCcgaggaggagtgggggctccttgatgaggctcagagacttctgtactgcgatgtgatgctggaagtgtttgcactggTGTCATCTGCAG GTTGTTGGCATAAAACAGATGaggaggcctgttctgagcaGAGTGTATGTGTACAAGGGGAGTCACAGATCAGGGCTTCTAAGacagagccagcaacccagaggaCCCATCTCTGTGGGAGGTGTTTCTCAGTGTTCAAAGACATtctgcacctgactgagtcacaaACAGCAGACTTTGAGCAGAAAGCCTTCTTCAGTGACGCAtgtgtgagagacttctgtttcgGTGCAAACCCtcgccagcagcagggggaagccagtggagagaagccctggAAAGAAGCTGTGGACAGGGCCTCATTTGTGACCAGGTGCAGCTTCTTCTCATCTTGGGTGCATTCACCCAATAAGGAGGTTGGGGAAGACTCGCCAGCCatctcagagcttctccagcatCAGGCCCCTCTCGACACTGAGGAGCCACACAgtggcagtgagatttcacaggaatttctcagtggagaAAGTCTGCACCAGTGGGATGAATGTGACAAAGCTGCCAGCCACACCCAGAAAGTTGTTACTCAGAGTGTCTGCTCCGGAGAAGTGAATTATGAGTGTAACAAATGTGGGAAAGTTTATAGACGAATCTCTAACCTCATTCGGCataggagagttcacactggaaaAAAGCCCTTTGAGTGTACGGATTGTGGGAAGGCCTTCAATCAAAGGTCTTACTTAACTAGACACCTCCGAGTTCACAGTGGAGAAACGCCCTAtgagtgtagtgattgtgggaagtcattTAGACAGATCTCTACCCTCAGTCGACACTatagaattcacactggagaaaagccttttgaatgtagtgattgtgggaaaTCATTTAGACAAAGCTCTACCCTCATTCGACACAAGACAGTTCACACTGGTGAGAAACCCTTtgagtgtagtgattgtgggaagtcattcGGGCATAGCAGTTCACTTACtcaacaccagagagttcacacgggtgagaaaccttataagtgtagtgaatgtggggcGTCATTCAGGTTCTTATCTACTCTCACACATCACCAGAGGGTTCACAGTGGAGAAAAGCTCCATGAGTGTACTGACTGTGGGAagttttttagagaaagttttTCCCTCATTcgacaccacagagttcacactggagaaaagccttatgagtgcagtgattgtgggaagtcattTAGACAAAGCTCCACCCTTATtcaacaccagagagttcacactggagaaaggccatatcagtgtagtgattgtgggaagtcattcGGGCATAGCAGTTCACTTACtcaacaccagagagttcacactggtgaGAAACCTTTTGAGTgtcgtgaatgtgggaagtcATTCCGGTACTTAACTGCGTTCACACatcaccagagagttcacactggaggaaATCCATGA